Proteins encoded in a region of the Triplophysa dalaica isolate WHDGS20190420 chromosome 10, ASM1584641v1, whole genome shotgun sequence genome:
- the LOC130430356 gene encoding cytochrome c oxidase assembly protein COX14 homolog, whose amino-acid sequence MRITHLTLTLRTQAHFLSFTLGLLNRSIMVLGKRIADAGYKIFSGSMMLLTVYGGYLCVLRAKRYMDKQNQLQLEAPNQSTDSEAIKD is encoded by the exons ATGCGCATAACCCACCTCACGCTGACATTGAGAACACAGGCACATTTCCTCAGTTTTACTCTCGGATTACTAAACAG GTCCATCATGGTCCTCGGAAAGCGCATCGCTGATGCGGGATACAAGATCTTCTCGGGCTCAATGATGCTGTTGACAGTATATGGTGGATATCTGTGCGTCCTCCGGGCTAAGAGATACATGGACAAACAGAACCAACTACAGCTGGAGGCACCAAACCAAAGCACAGATTCAGAAGCCATCAAAGACTGA
- the LOC130430299 gene encoding pre-miRNA 5'-monophosphate methyltransferase: protein MFRSNAILPEVFCCRTEMEAHVGSDGSAVNEDPGSAPFGNFINYYTFNPPENRLSLIPTSLLENTGYCSGNSSTVLMLDVGCNSGDLSVALYKHLLQEDTPKSDSSEREVYLLGFDLDQDLILRAQNLNPFPQNVQFIPLDITDESESQTVLDSYLEKFGRARFHLCTCFAVTMWVHLNHGDEGFRSLLSRLSSLCEYLLLEAQPWKCYRSAARRLRKVGRSDFDHFKTLEIRGDMAAHAREHLEKECGMELVQSFGNTTWDRSLLLFKRRL from the exons ATGTTCCGCTCCAACGCGATTCTTCCGGAAGTATTTTGTTGCCGGACAGAGATGGAGGCTCATGTGGGTTCAGATGGATCTGCTGTGAATGAAGATCCAGGATCTGCACCTTTCGGaaactttattaattattacACGTTTAATCCACCAGAAAACCGCCTTAGTTTAATACCGACATCCCTGCTGGAAAACACCGGATACTGTTCGGGGAACAGCTCAACGGTTTTAATGCTGGACGTGGGCTGCAACTCAGGG GACCTGTCTGTTGCTCTGTACAAGCATCTGTTGCAGGAAGACACCCCTAAAAGTGACTCTTCCGAACGAGAGGTTTACCTGCTTGGATTTGACCTGGACCAAGATTTAATCCTCCGGGCACAGAACCTCAACCCTTTTCCCCAGAACGTCCAGTTTATCCCTCTGGATATCACAGATGAGTCAGAGAGCCAGACGGTGCTGGACTCTTATCTTGAGAAGTTCGGACGCGCTCGATTTCACCTGTGCACGTGTTTTGCTGTAACTATGTGGGTTCATCTCAATCATGGGGATGAAGGGTTTCGGTCTCTTCTCTCCAGACTCTCTTCTCTCTGTGAGTATCTTCTGCTGGAAGCTCAGCCGTGGAAGTGTTATCGCTCTGCTGCGCGGCGGTTACGTAAAGTGGGCCGCAGCGACTTCGACCACTTTAAGACTCTTGAGATTCGTGGGGACATGGCAGCACATGCTAGAGAACACTTGGAAAAGGAGTGCGGCATGGAACTGGTGCAGAGTTTTGGTAACACAACATGGGACAGAAGCCTTCTGTTGTTCAAAAGACGACTATAG